TAGTTCCTACAACATGGTAATAATACATGTATGCAGACGAGCTCATCTTGATCATCAACATAAGGGTTTTGCACTTATAATCATACCTTAATATTCTTACTAGATAGGCAACataacaagaaggaatagatgcatatatatatatatatatatatatatatatatatatatatatatatatatatactttaaTACTTACAGCTTCAAAGGCAGAATTGTTGTTGTTAGGGTTGGAGGAGTTGGCCTCACGGATAAGTAGGTCACTAGGGAGACGAAATTCATGCATCATCCAATCCGTTTTGGTTCCTTTTCCGGCACTTCCTCGGTAATACACCAGAGATTTTTTCAGCCCCACGCACTGCTGCCCTTCTCCATCGTTCGAGTATATGGGCTTGTCTATCCCGGTTGCTTTCCAGAAACCCGACCCGGTCACTCTGTTGGGTCGCACACTGTTTCTGTACTTTCTCCCTCTTTTACAGTAGAAATACCACTCTTTATCTCCCACACTGCTGCTTtctgttatttcattttcttataaaatttaattatttctcaaactttaaaataaaataaaacaatcaATCTCTCTCTCTATTCCAAACTTTTGGCAGAATTCGATTGAACCCTACTGCTTTCTAGTCTTACGTAAAACAAACTAAGCATGAAACAAGAAACGTCTAACATCAAGGTAATGAACAAACTCATAACTACTCCATATATCGAAACTTTTGCCCTTGTGGAGCATATTCGATTATTGAGCCATGGATCAGAACCTTTGTTGTATGAAATATCGAAATAAACGGGGATGGTTATGACCTTGAATTCCTAGAAAGTTAGATCTCCATATTATATTAGGCTCAACACTTTGTGTACTCTCTATATGTTTATCATCAATCATCTTTTTCATCATACAAGTTGAGTAACTATATACGCCACTAGGGCTCATAAATTCGCACCTTGAAACCCCCACTACATAAAAATCCCGCGGCAAAAAGCCATTTTCTTATATTTGGGTCTTGGTATGGACttacaaatcaaatcaaatagccaaacaaaataatactccctccgttccggtcatttgttgtgcTTTGTTTTTGGCACAAACACCAAGGAAAGGGAAAgggaccaattactaaatgacaagtggaataaattgagtgtgaatgatcaaattactcatcaaattcattcttaaaataaaaaagacaacaaatgaacgagacaccccaaaatagaaaaggacaacaaatgaccgggacagagggagtagtaaATATAAAATTAGATTGATTCTAACTGAAAAGTGTATTTATGAACATCCAAAACGAAAAGGAAGGTTGTTCATGCACAAATGAGGAATTATGCAAGTACACCATAAAATAGTcattttttttatgacgaggggttgaatTCCCCCGGGCCCATACATTCCCGCACCatcacatggaccatgtaaggcacccccttcgggggctatAGTGGCCAactgatcatcgccccagctagtagtcgaacccgggacctctcaactcctgagTTTCTGCAAGCtttaaggtttaacccggctaccactggaatAACACCCCACTTGGTTATATAAAATAGTCATTATGTGCTTAAATAAGTTTATATATTGTGCATAAGAAAATTACTCACTTTTTTTTACTAGATTTTTAAAAAGTGAAAATAATAACCTTAGTTGAATGGAAAGGTAAGagtaatatatataataaatgcaTAAGAAATGAAAACAAGTAGATAGTAGGAGAATACTTGCAAGATCCCAAGGATCATGCTTGTAAATATCCATTTGCTTAATGATCTCAATGCTCAAAGGTCTGTTGTCAATCTTCCTCTTCAAGTAAAACGATACAAGCTCTTCATCAGTCGGATGGAATCGAAACCCGGGAAGTGGACCTTGATGAACATCCATGCCATCAACAACTACATCCTTACTGCTTGAATCATCATCTTGGCTACTACTACTACTCATCATGCTCTTCATACCAATATACTAATTTAATTTCAATTCGAGGGTTTAACTATAAGAGAGTATCTCATGTTGTGTGTCTATATGGTATTTGACAAGTCGTGTGATTATATATTGTGTGAACTATAAGAAAGTAAAACGGGGGCTAAGTCAAAGTCATGGGGTTTGACCTGTTAAGTCTTTTGGATGGGCCATACATTTATGAaagtttcttttgttttctttgctTCTGACCTTATCATTTTGAAAATCATAGCCGCACAAGTAGAAGTACACAAATCTTGGATTTCCCTTGACCTAATACTGAGGTAATACTCGATCTAGAACACTACTACTATTATTCAAATGCATCAATGTCTCTTCTCACTTGTCACTAACCTCTTTACACACTTCCCCCAGTACGTTAAGATACGTGTTCGGATCTTCACATCCGGACTATCCAATCTGCATGTTTGTAAACAACAATAACGTCGTTGGATTTTGTTAATTAAATGTATTTTTGTTTTTCAAAAACACGCCGCCCCTAGGTACCAGTAGCGAATCCTGAAAAATTTCTTTATGGGTTCCCTAGTGTACCTATTTCCACATGAAAATATAAATTTACTCTATTTCTACCCAAAAATTGGTCTAAAAAGACACAAACAAATTCTGTTTACGATGTCCCAGGACCTCGGAAAGAGGCCCCTGGCTCCGTCACTACCTCTAACAAAATTCaaattcggaaaaaaaaaacCTCTTAACTTCTTATAATACATTTTTAAACTACACTTTAATTTTTTACGAAACATATGAACACCAATATTGTGTATCCAAATCAATATTGTACAATGCTCTAGGCTGAGTAGCAAGAGAAACTTTTAATTTATTATGAGCCCAAACGATGAATTCAATAAGTTCTTGCAAATAACCACGCTCGCTAAATAAAAACATCCCAGTAATCCCTTTGTAATAATTATTAATTCTCTATTATGTGGACCTAATTACTGATGTCAGTCACTTTAATTAGAAACGGTTAGAAATAATATTTCGGGTTTTTATTGGGAGTAATAGAATAAGTGGATT
The Silene latifolia isolate original U9 population chromosome 11, ASM4854445v1, whole genome shotgun sequence genome window above contains:
- the LOC141615056 gene encoding NAC transcription factor 25-like, encoding MKSMMSSSSSQDDDSSSKDVVVDGMDVHQGPLPGFRFHPTDEELVSFYLKRKIDNRPLSIEIIKQMDIYKHDPWDLAKSSSVGDKEWYFYCKRGRKYRNSVRPNRVTGSGFWKATGIDKPIYSNDGEGQQCVGLKKSLVYYRGSAGKGTKTDWMMHEFRLPSDLLIREANSSNPNNNNSAFEAEIWTLCRIFKRNKRQTPDWKEISARRNAVNSSSKSGSIDPNPNHERYISFTTYPSTPNNGYATISTKTNHNNNYNNNVVIVDQKNDYFEVERIQSQWNTMAHSTPVASNSSTLKIGEDYESDLGYLYERNWDDLNSVVEFAVRTPLL